The proteins below are encoded in one region of Chiloscyllium punctatum isolate Juve2018m chromosome 9, sChiPun1.3, whole genome shotgun sequence:
- the LOC140481113 gene encoding P2Y purinoceptor 3 gives MNDSTSGPPSKGCTYQEKFKNILLPVTYSVVLVLGLTLNLTVIIQIRLSQKPLTRTAIYMVNLAMADILYVCSLPLLIYNYIHMDYWPFGETLCKATRFLFYANLHGSILFLTCISLQRYIGICHPLSTWHKKRGPKFAWAVCGLVWTFVLAVCAPIWKFASTGIQRNRTVCYDLSSPEQSLYYFPYGIALTVVGFAFPFAGLLACYCAMAMELSKPNQALGHAIQRKKSKALRMIVIVAVVFIISFLPFHLTKTAYLIVRAQSSIACLTLQGFARAYKATRPLASMNSVMDPILFYFTHEKLRQSTRLLLQRVNTNLKARVCRSDET, from the coding sequence ATGAATGATTCCACCTCTGGCCCTCCGAGCAAAGGCTGCACATACCAAGAGAAGTTCAAGAACATTCTACTGCCTGTCACATACTCGGTGGTGCTGGTCCTTggcctgaccctaaacctgacagTTATCATTCAGATCCGGCTCTCCCAGAAGCCTCTGACCAGGACTGCCATTTACATGGTCAACTTGGCCATGGCGGACATTCTGTACGTCTGCTCCCTGCCGCTCCTGATCTACAACTACATTCACATGGACTACTGGCCCTTCGGTGAGACGCTGTGCAAGGCCACCCGCTTCCTCTTCTACGCCAACCTTCATGGGAGCATTCTCTTCCTCACCTGCATCAGCTTGCAACGGTACATTGGCATCTGCCACCCACTGAGTACCTGGCACAAGAAACGGGGCCCCAAGTTTGCATGGGCAGTCTGCGGCCTGGTTTGGACCTTTGTGTTGGCAGTTTGTGCTCCCATCTGGAAATTTGCTTCCACCGGGATCCAGCGCAACAGGACCGTGTGTTATGACCTGAGCAGCCCTGAACAGTCCCTTTATTACTTCCCGTACGGCATTGCCCTGACGGTGGTGGGCTTTGCCTTCCCATTTGCTGGACTGTTGGCGTGCTACTGTGCCATGGCGATGGAGCTGTCTAAACCTAACCAGGCACTGGGCCACGCCATCCAGCGCAAAAAGAGCAAGGCCCTGCGGATGATTGTCATCGTGGCCGTGGTCTTTATCATTAGCTTCTTGCCCTTCCACCTGACCAAGACTGCCTATCTCATCGTCCGCGCTCAGAGCTCCATTGCCTGCTTGACGCTTCAAGGCTTCGCCCGGGCCTACAAGGCCACGAGACCCCTGGCGAGCATGAACAGCGTCATGGACCCCATCCTCTTCTACTTCACCCATGAGAAGCTGAGGCAGAGCACGCGATTGCTGCTGCAGAGGGTCAACACCAACCTGAAGGCGAGGGTATGCAGGAGTGACGAGACCTga